The Candidatus Binatia bacterium genomic sequence TCGACCATCGGCAGGAAATCCTCCGCCTCGGCGAAGAAGGCGTAGTGGGGAAACTCAGCGTCCCAGCCCGTCCAGCCGCCTTTTTGTTGCGACAGCCCGATGATGACGCCGGCGACGCGGACTTCGGCAAATCCCTCGACATTATGCGCCAGCTCGCCTCCCATGACTCGAGTGAAAAAGCGCTTCGACTGCTCGAGATCGCGGCAGGGAAGGCTTGCATGGCTGAAACCGGAGAATCGAGGCTGCTTTGTCGGCGAAACTCTGTCTTCCGTTGCACGAGTCGCCGTGCTTTCCATAACCGTCCCTCCTTCTTTCACCTGGCGCTGAATCCCCAGAACGAAATGTACTTACAGCGCCCGGACACAGAGCTCCTGGCGCGTGACTTTGCCGGGAACACGTCCAGGCAAGCGCCGGCTTCGACGACCACCTTCCCGTTCACCACGACTGCCTTGATCCCCGGCGGATGGCGCCTTCTCATTCGCATCCACCTTCTCCGGCAGCCGCCCGCTCGCCAGGTCGTCGATCTTGTCGGGATCGAAAACCGTGATGTCTGCAGGGAGACCGGTTTTGAGATAACCGCGGTTCAGCCGGAGCTTTTCCGCCGGCAGGCCGGTGATTTTCCTCACCGCCTCTTCCGTGAAGGCAACGAGGTGGCGAAGTAACCGCCCAGCTGCACTGCCTGTAACTCAACTCCTCCACGATCGCAATACTTATCACGTTTTCGCAATTGCGAAAACGTGGCAAATGTCAGGTCTCCTCAAATCTTATCCTAAAATTTCTCAGAGAGCTTTGCTACGCCTGGATTCCGCTAAAAGCGCACGGGAATGACGGACTGTGCGGCGCCCAATCGAGTTGAATGAGGCCGCTACCAGCACACAAGATTAAAATCCAAAAATTCCCGAACCGCCGTGAAATCGTCGGCATCGCGCGTGATGAGGCAGGCGCCGATTCGGCGCGCGGTGAGCGCGATCAGGACGTCGAAATGAATCTCTCTGGTTTTGTGAATATCGAATCCTCTGGCGGCCACAAGCCGGTTGACGATGCGTCCCGACTGAATCCACTCTCTCTCATTGGGAGCGATGAGGCGGAGGTTTTTCGCTAAGTCGTCGACAAACCTTTTCATCTCCCTCGATCGAGCGCCCCTCGACAATTCCGCCAAAACGACGGCGCTCA encodes the following:
- a CDS encoding VOC family protein, giving the protein MESTATRATEDRVSPTKQPRFSGFSHASLPCRDLEQSKRFFTRVMGGELAHNVEGFAEVRVAGVIIGLSQQKGGWTGWDAEFPHYAFFAEAEDFLPMV
- a CDS encoding PIN domain-containing protein, with product MTRRSISDNLRSGRFKQEIPDLKFVVRLSAVVLAELSRGARSREMKRFVDDLAKNLRLIAPNEREWIQSGRIVNRLVAARGFDIHKTREIHFDVLIALTARRIGACLITRDADDFTAVREFLDFNLVCW